One genomic region from Flavobacteriales bacterium encodes:
- a CDS encoding OmpA family protein: MIIGVREFNRAFLALFLLATIGFGFADGDEAVDGCAQDVGKKSRKKYNEIVDSRVARQMKMKELRSLLEVEPDYLDAQYKLASYTFLHHTDEKKPLPLQKPLKMYVDLIEACPTFHSEPYYRAGLMFHSLKDYKKAIFYLDGFVKFKEEGNEKYNTRNYDENRHEAKFLLNESLFFQDKFDNPVPFDPKLVEGVSSAADEYLSIVAPDGESVYYTRRFNKKSKDFSFTRNVEEFTKSELVDNGFNRGAKMKLPFNQPGENTGATAISINNKEMFLAVCHTRTNDELKCEIFVSHLKYDKKVMDMTWSDPVALGKEVNADRWQSQPTISGDGKTLYFASIRKEGMGGIDIYKSERDSVGKWQKAVNLGTPINTAGNDKTPFMHPDSETLYFSSSDRFASDKWYDGHQGLGGYDLFFSKYNSKDSTWAEPKNLGYPINSVDDEYGFYVSTDGITGYFSSDKLKGLGGLDLFSFELYKEARPEEVMFLKGNLKGKDGKPLKNASLELRSSSSRDKLSIDVDSIDGGYAMVMKVEDEEEFILSVKSDGSAFNSKFISTKDASFKTPTTIDFEVKPIAIGEAYQLNDIYFETDSAILTAASEFVIAEFIDYLKSNRSIRIAVYGHTDDIGDNAHNLELSRLRAEEVTNYLIEEGIAKSRITFKGKGESQPVASNKTPEGRAKNRRTEFVIISK, encoded by the coding sequence ATGATTATAGGTGTGAGAGAATTTAATAGAGCCTTTTTGGCTCTATTTTTATTAGCGACTATTGGTTTTGGATTTGCTGATGGCGATGAAGCTGTTGATGGTTGCGCGCAGGATGTTGGCAAGAAATCTAGGAAGAAATACAACGAAATAGTTGATTCTAGAGTCGCTAGGCAAATGAAGATGAAAGAACTTCGGAGTCTGTTGGAGGTCGAGCCAGATTATCTTGATGCTCAATATAAATTAGCTAGTTATACTTTTTTGCATCATACTGATGAGAAAAAGCCTTTGCCATTACAAAAACCTTTAAAAATGTATGTGGATCTTATTGAAGCATGTCCCACGTTTCATTCAGAGCCGTACTACCGCGCCGGGCTTATGTTTCATTCTCTTAAAGATTATAAGAAGGCTATTTTTTATTTAGATGGCTTTGTGAAGTTTAAAGAGGAGGGAAACGAGAAATATAATACTAGAAACTACGACGAGAATAGACATGAGGCAAAGTTCCTTTTAAACGAGTCTTTGTTTTTTCAAGATAAATTTGATAACCCAGTCCCATTTGATCCGAAATTGGTTGAAGGGGTAAGTTCTGCAGCGGATGAGTATTTGTCTATCGTAGCCCCCGATGGGGAGAGTGTGTATTATACACGAAGGTTTAATAAAAAGAGTAAAGACTTTTCTTTTACTAGAAACGTGGAAGAATTTACGAAAAGCGAACTTGTTGATAATGGCTTTAATAGAGGAGCAAAAATGAAACTTCCTTTTAATCAGCCTGGGGAAAATACAGGTGCAACGGCTATTTCAATAAATAATAAGGAAATGTTTCTCGCTGTGTGCCATACACGAACTAATGATGAATTGAAATGTGAAATATTCGTTTCTCATCTTAAGTACGATAAAAAAGTTATGGATATGACATGGAGTGATCCTGTAGCTTTGGGTAAAGAAGTTAATGCCGATAGATGGCAGTCTCAGCCAACGATATCTGGTGATGGTAAGACTCTTTATTTTGCTAGTATTCGGAAGGAAGGTATGGGTGGGATTGATATCTATAAAAGTGAGAGAGATTCTGTGGGTAAATGGCAAAAGGCTGTGAATCTCGGTACACCTATAAATACTGCAGGTAATGATAAAACTCCCTTTATGCACCCAGATAGTGAAACATTGTACTTTTCATCGTCGGATAGGTTTGCAAGTGATAAATGGTATGATGGGCATCAGGGTTTAGGGGGATATGATTTATTCTTTTCTAAATATAATAGCAAGGATTCAACTTGGGCCGAACCGAAAAATTTGGGATATCCAATTAATTCTGTCGACGATGAATATGGGTTTTATGTGAGCACCGATGGTATAACTGGATATTTTTCTTCGGATAAACTGAAAGGATTAGGTGGCTTGGATTTGTTTTCCTTTGAATTGTATAAAGAAGCAAGACCAGAGGAAGTGATGTTTCTTAAAGGTAATTTGAAAGGGAAAGACGGAAAACCTTTAAAAAATGCTTCTTTAGAGTTGAGGAGTTCTAGCTCACGCGACAAGCTATCGATTGATGTGGATTCTATAGATGGGGGTTATGCGATGGTGATGAAAGTAGAAGACGAAGAAGAATTTATTCTTTCCGTAAAGAGCGATGGAAGTGCGTTTAATTCAAAGTTTATATCAACTAAGGATGCTTCATTTAAAACCCCAACTACTATTGATTTTGAAGTGAAGCCAATTGCGATCGGAGAAGCATATCAATTAAATGATATTTACTTTGAGACAGATTCAGCGATCTTAACTGCAGCATCTGAATTCGTTATTGCTGAATTTATAGACTATTTAAAATCTAATCGGAGTATTCGAATTGCTGTGTATGGCCATACGGACGATATAGGCGATAATGCGCATAATTTAGAGTTGTCAAGATTGAGAGCGGAAGAGGTGACTAATTATTTGATAGAGGAAGGTATAGCAAAGAGTAGAATTACTTTTAAGGGAAAAGGTGAATCTCAGCCAGTAGCTTCTAATAAAACGCCTGAGGGGAGGGCGAAGAATAGAAGAACGGAATTTGTAATTATCTCCAAATAA
- the rplS gene encoding 50S ribosomal protein L19, which yields MNAVDYVNDLLIPRTDHPDFKAGDTVTVSYKIREGEKERIQLFQGIVIQIKAATFTVRKISNGIGVERIFPTTSPNIDNIKIDKKGKVRRARIFYQRERIGKKARIKERRS from the coding sequence ATGAATGCAGTAGATTACGTAAATGACTTATTGATACCGAGAACGGATCACCCAGACTTTAAAGCAGGAGACACTGTTACAGTATCTTACAAGATTAGAGAAGGCGAAAAAGAACGTATTCAGCTTTTCCAAGGTATTGTTATTCAAATTAAAGCGGCAACTTTTACAGTTAGAAAAATTTCTAACGGAATCGGAGTAGAAAGAATTTTCCCAACAACTTCACCAAATATCGATAACATTAAAATTGATAAGAAAGGTAAAGTTAGAAGAGCTAGAATCTTTTATCAACGAGAAAGAATTGGTAAGAAAGCTAGAATTAAAGAAAGAAGATCTTAA